Genomic segment of Deltaproteobacteria bacterium:
GGTGATCTTCAACAGATATTAGGGATGATTTTGAGGGCACCATACTGATGTTAAGAAGTTATTCCTGCTTTTTATTTGGCACGCCCAGCAGGGGTCGAACCTGCGACCTTTGGATTCGTAGTCCAACGCTCTATCCATCTGAGCTATGGGCGCTCCATAAATGTATGGCGGAGAGAGGGGGATTCGAACCCCCGGTACACCTTTTAAGGGCATACATTCGCTTAGCAGGCGAACCCATTCGGCCTCTCTGGCATCTCTCCGTTTATTTAGGGATCAGAGGGCAGGGGATAGGGATCAGTAAAATCTTTATGACTCCTCGCTGATCCCTGTTCCCTAACCCCTAACCCCTAATTCTCTGTTCATGGCGGAGGGAACAGGATTCGAACCTGCGAACCTTTCGGTTAACGGTTTTCAAGACCGCCGCCATCGACCTCTCGGCCATCCCTCCGTGATGATGTCTCTTGCAGGAATGCAGTGCATATTAACCCGGGGGTAGTATCCTGTCAATTCCTTTCACGTACGGTCTTAGTGCGTCGGGGATAATAACACTCCCATCAACCTGCTGGAAATTTTCCAGAACAGCAACGACGGTTCTCCCCACAGCCAGTCCGGACCCGTTGAGGGTGTGGACAAACTCCACCTTGCCGCTCACGTCGCGGCGGAACCTTATAGACGCTCTGCGGGCCTGAAAATCCCCAAAATTACTGCAGGAGGATATTTCTCTGTACGTATCCTGACCGGGAAGCCATACCTCAATATCATAGGTCTTGGCGGAAGAAAACCCCAAATCCCCTGTGCACAGACTCACCGTCCTGAAATGAATGTCCAGCCTTTTCAAAATTTCTTCGGCATTGAGGGTTAATTTTTCCAGTTCATCGTAGGATGTCTCCGGTTGTGTGAATTTGACTAACTCCACCTTGTTGAACTGGTGCTGCCTGATCAATCCCCTTGTATCTTTTCCGTATGAACCCGCCTCAGAACGGAAACAGGGCGAATACGCCACATAATAGACCGGAAGATCGCGCTCATTTAAAATCTCATCACGATGGATGTTGGTGACCGGTACTTCCGCCGTGGGGATGAGGTAATAATCAAAGCTTTCAATCTTAAACAGGTCTTCTGCAAATTTCGGGAGTTGCCCCGTTCCTGTCATACTCTGACTGTTTACCATGAAGGGCGTTAATACTTCCGTGTAGCCATGCTCTGATGTGTGCAGGTCAAGCATAAGATTGATGATGGCCCGCTCCAGCATAGCCCCCAATCCACGATACAAGGTAAATCGTGCTCCCGTTATTTTTGCACCCCTCGCAAAATCCAGGATATTCAGATCTTCACCGATTTCCCAGTGCGGTTTTGGTGTAAAATCAAACTGCGGCTTCTCCCCCCAAACCCGGATTACCGGATTATCCTCCGAACTTGTCCCGTATGTGACGGATTCATGAGGCACATTGGGTATGACCATAATAATATCATGGAGGTCCTCCTCGATTATTTTCAGGGACTCGTCCATATCTTTGATACGGTCAGACACCTCGCTCATCCTGGCAATAAGCTCAGAGGCGTCTTCTTTCTTTTTTTTCCTCTCGCCGATCTCCTTGGAGGCTGTGTTCCGCTCATTCCGCAGGGACTCAACTTCCTGGAGGATATCGCGCCTTTTCGCATCCAGAGAAACAAATGCATTGAGGTTAATATCCTGACCTCTCTCAAGCATTTTTTTCCTAACAAAATCAATATTCTGTCTCAGATACTTTATATCCAGCATGATCTGACCTTCCCTTTATCATAGCCCCGTTAAAAAGATAAGCTTCCTATCACTTCAAACCCTTGAAGTCAATATTTTTTATCCGGG
This window contains:
- the serS gene encoding serine--tRNA ligase, with protein sequence MLDIKYLRQNIDFVRKKMLERGQDINLNAFVSLDAKRRDILQEVESLRNERNTASKEIGERKKKKEDASELIARMSEVSDRIKDMDESLKIIEEDLHDIIMVIPNVPHESVTYGTSSEDNPVIRVWGEKPQFDFTPKPHWEIGEDLNILDFARGAKITGARFTLYRGLGAMLERAIINLMLDLHTSEHGYTEVLTPFMVNSQSMTGTGQLPKFAEDLFKIESFDYYLIPTAEVPVTNIHRDEILNERDLPVYYVAYSPCFRSEAGSYGKDTRGLIRQHQFNKVELVKFTQPETSYDELEKLTLNAEEILKRLDIHFRTVSLCTGDLGFSSAKTYDIEVWLPGQDTYREISSCSNFGDFQARRASIRFRRDVSGKVEFVHTLNGSGLAVGRTVVAVLENFQQVDGSVIIPDALRPYVKGIDRILPPG